From Acidihalobacter aeolianus, a single genomic window includes:
- a CDS encoding EscU/YscU/HrcU family type III secretion system export apparatus switch protein codes for MSENTLPPTVLRRLAIALKYNGEGAPRVTAKGQGEIGERIMEIARLHNVPMRADAQLCQVLAQVPLGDEIPESLYVAVAEVLAFAYRIGWSTGDAFIELPENAEDVQPTGGS; via the coding sequence ATGAGCGAAAATACGCTTCCTCCGACGGTTCTAAGACGTCTCGCCATCGCGCTCAAATACAACGGCGAGGGCGCACCACGCGTGACCGCCAAGGGGCAGGGGGAAATCGGTGAGCGGATTATGGAAATCGCACGCTTGCATAACGTACCCATGCGCGCTGATGCCCAGTTATGCCAGGTTCTGGCTCAAGTGCCACTGGGAGACGAAATACCGGAAAGTCTGTATGTGGCAGTCGCTGAAGTTCTAGCGTTCGCGTATCGGATCGGGTGGAGTACCGGTGATGCGTTCATCGAACTGCCGGAAAATGCTGAGGATGTTCAACCTACAGGAGGATCCTGA
- a CDS encoding flagellar hook-length control protein FliK produces MEFGLRIDSQSLAQSNSSAGRLEVAAWRVGQILRAFVVEGTPAQAGGGQAKLQIGGLLIPVRSSTPLQTGESLRLSVQRTPNEVVLRQMPPAASSSTPPQTAAVERALRSLLPVQQALDSSLRALSKLLPQLPTTTAAPARGLLNNTPTPAQLATPTGLKQALNNSGLSLEARLVGGSTPPPSDMKIAVGRLLESIPNQVPEHTALAQTRQIGESIQARIGIHQLASQPTANTTNAPLVWTIELPIAQGQDFHSLHIEIESDSPSSEHETAQENWTVRIQLPLGESNTLEAVVTNRLNIVSAHFWSSNPSITDRISNALPELAAAWESHGLTPGLLQSHHGTAPGSPSVTPTTSGLVDTRA; encoded by the coding sequence GTGGAATTCGGTTTACGCATCGACAGCCAAAGCCTAGCTCAGAGCAACAGCTCAGCCGGTCGACTTGAAGTCGCTGCCTGGCGAGTCGGTCAAATTCTCCGCGCGTTTGTGGTTGAAGGAACACCTGCCCAAGCGGGTGGTGGGCAGGCAAAATTGCAGATCGGTGGCTTACTGATACCTGTCCGCTCATCTACTCCGCTACAAACTGGAGAATCACTCCGCCTAAGTGTTCAACGCACGCCAAATGAAGTCGTGCTCAGACAAATGCCACCCGCAGCATCTTCATCAACTCCTCCCCAGACCGCGGCCGTAGAGCGCGCCTTGCGCAGCCTCCTCCCGGTACAGCAAGCCTTAGACAGCTCACTACGCGCTTTGAGCAAGCTTCTACCGCAACTTCCGACAACCACCGCAGCACCTGCACGCGGGCTGCTAAACAACACCCCCACCCCAGCGCAGCTCGCTACCCCCACCGGCTTAAAACAAGCGTTGAATAACTCCGGCCTATCGTTGGAAGCTCGCTTGGTCGGAGGAAGCACCCCGCCCCCCTCTGATATGAAGATTGCTGTCGGGCGTCTACTGGAATCAATTCCCAATCAGGTACCGGAACACACGGCATTGGCACAAACCCGCCAAATCGGTGAAAGCATCCAGGCACGAATAGGAATCCATCAACTTGCAAGCCAACCCACAGCCAATACAACTAATGCGCCGTTGGTTTGGACCATCGAACTACCCATTGCCCAAGGTCAGGACTTTCATAGCCTACACATAGAAATAGAAAGTGACTCCCCATCCTCAGAGCACGAGACAGCGCAGGAAAATTGGACCGTACGCATACAGCTCCCACTCGGCGAATCAAACACACTAGAGGCCGTCGTAACTAACCGGCTCAATATCGTATCGGCGCATTTCTGGTCCTCGAACCCGAGTATTACAGATCGGATCTCCAATGCGCTGCCAGAGCTCGCCGCCGCGTGGGAAAGTCACGGACTGACGCCGGGGCTGCTGCAAAGTCATCACGGGACAGCGCCGGGCTCGCCGTCGGTCACCCCGACAACTTCTGGATTAGTCGATACTCGAGCATGA